The segment ATTTAAAACCCCACCTTTGCGTGGTTTGCTGGCCAGCAAACCGTATATGCACGATGGCAGTGAAAAAACACTTGCCAATGTGATTGAACTGTACGATCGTGGTGGCAATGCCAATGAATTCCTTGATCCCAAAATGCGCGATACTCTCGCCGAAGCGGCCTACATCACTGCCAAGGCTGCTGGCGAACCATGGAAAGGGGAGCCAGTCACCGTCTTTACTCGTGGCGGACAGCCGATTATTCCCAAGAAATTGAAACTGACCGCACAGGAAAAGATTGACCTGGAAATGTTTATGAGAGCATTAGAAGGCAGCCCAATAGAGAATGTGCTGCATCCCGACTCGAAGTAACATTCCCCGAAGTCTTTATTCGCAAAATTCCGACGTTCTGATTGAAGTCAGAAAATTGCATAGAAAGTTCAATCTGGTCAAATAGATCACAATATTCTACGGCTTTGCTAATTCTCGCAGATCGTAACAATAAATGCCATCACCACCGCGTACGAAAAGACGCCCGTCTACAACAGGATAAATAATTGGTTGTGAGTTATATGCAGTTGTTGCTGTGTTCTTGGGAAGCCACACTGGGCATGAATCGTTCAAATTCTTGTCAAGGAATGTCAATTCTGCTGTGCCATGCTGTCCCTCTGGCAAAAATAATAAACGGTCAGCAACAACGCCTAGCCAGGGGTTAGAACCTGGTCCATGTTTGTTGAACTTCCTTTCCACCAGTAATTTGCCAGAAACCACATCCAGACAACGAATCGTCATTCTACCTAGAAAATAAGCTCGACCATCCACTACAGTGATGGGGACATTTTCATCGGGCTGTAATTCAACGTCTTCCCAAGCTTTCTCCAGCCCTTTTTCGAGAAGTTTCCAGCCCTCAAAATGTAGTTCAACGCTGCTCCCCTTCTTTTGCAAAACAGGTGCGACAAGCATGTCCTTATGCACAACCGTGCTGAGTGGTGCGCCTCTGTCACCTAAAGTAAATGGTGACTCTTGCTTCCATAATACGCTGCCATCGATTGGATTGATGCAATGCAGGTATTGTTTAGGCCAGCCATTGAAGCTCAATAATTTTTCCTTGCCAGCGTGTATCCATGGAATGATGTAGCCACCGTGGCCAAGATTAACAGTCCATTTCTTTTCGCCAGTAACTGGGTCAAAACCAGAGTTATCCCAAATGATGTGACCACCCATGTACAACGGCGATGGATTTGCGGGTCCACTACCAGCCTGCATCGCGATTTTCCCATTGTCGAAACGATACTCCCATTTCAATTTGCCAGTGACACGATCCAACGCGTAAAGCCGGGATGCCAGGTTGGGAACAAAAATTGTGTCGCCATGAACAAGCGGCACGGGTGAGATCCCTCGATGCTTGTGGGTTTGATGGTTGGGAGAGCGCATTGGCATGACGGTTATCCACATTGTTGCCCCAGATGCAGCATCCATTGCCACGATCACGTCATCAGCGACAGGACGAAAATGATTCAGAAGCCAGTTTTTTTCGCGTTTGTTTGCACCGGCAGTCACCATTTCCTGCTCAAACATTTCCATGGATTGATACTTTCTTTCCCAGTAGGGATTTCCAGAAAGTACAGGATTTAACTGTGTGCTTGGTCTAAAAAAGGTGATGTATACCGTATTGTCGAAGATTACAGGAGAACTCCCACCGCCACAATTGCTGCTGGTAAGTGCACGCCAAAAGTATCTACTATCGGGTGCGTTTCCATAACCTGTTAATATGTAGGCTTCGCTACGCCAGACTGGTCTGGCCTTCGCAAGATCTACGATTAATTTGGGCTGTTGCCCTCCAGACATGTCAAGGTCTGTTCCCCAAAAACTAGTCCATGAGGAAGACCGAGAGAGATGATCGTTTGCTGGCAATTTCGTATCGTAAGTGCCGTTAACTTTGCCTTCGTATAAACCAGTCGTGTTCTTGCCAGCTGGCTTGTAAGCAGTGGCACTCAAATCCAATGAGTATTGCCCAGTTACTGTTTCATCTTTGACTTGCAGATCAAGTGTTAGCCACGCCGATTTCTTGTCTATGCGTAAGTGCAGCTTACCATTGATCCTGCCTTCACTTTCAGAAATGGTCGATTCCTCCAAGTGAATACGCAAATCCCCTGCTTGTGGTGTAACGAACCAGAAATTTACGAGTTTTCCATCTCGCAGTGCCAGGAAGAGAGGTTCAGCTTTTCCACCCAGCCCGGCTGGCAAATCCAGGCGAGCAATAGAATAATCTCCCCGCGGGATCGTAGTCACTGGTTTGAATTTGGTGAATTCGGGATTGGAAGGTGCCTCACCCGTCATTGAGTATTGCAATGCGGATCCGCACAATAGCACAATGAAAAAATAACTAATGTTCATGTGTTGTCACTATTCTGAGATAGTAGGACCGAGGAGGCTGGTATCTGTTACTTGATTGCCGAATAATCGGTGCCTTTCAGGAAGACGCTTTCCACTTTTTTCACCAGCCCACCATTCTTTTCACTGGCGGCTTTGGCGGCTTTCCATTCGGGATCATTCACAAAAGCCTGCCAGGATTTTTTTGCATCCAGTTCGCTTGGGAAGGCCAGAATGTAAACCATCATCTCTTTGGCTTTGGCTTCATCGGTGGGGCTCCAGAAGCCTACCAGCGTCATGCCATGTTTTTCAAACAACTTGCAGGTGTGATCGCGAAACCGTGCGTGCAGGGCATCCATTTTGCCTTCGTTTGCATAGTAAGTTCGCATTTCAAACACCCGGGGCAGGGGCTTTGATTCCGCCACAGACCGATCCATACCCAGACTTAGGCAAAAACAGCCCACAAAGAAACCTGTTACCCACTTTTTCATGCTGCTACTCCGATATTGTTGGTGATTTTCGCTGGCACTAATGTACCAGAAAATCTGCAGCGTGGGAAAGCAAATCGTTGAAATTGCGAAGAATCTGGCTTGCCACCATCAATGATAAAATAATTGGTGGCGAAGCTATTCGGAAAAGAGTGCAACTACATCGAGCTTCGGGATTACTTGATTTTTTCCAGCAGGAAGTCAATTTCACGGTCGACAGTGGCTGGGTCAACGCTTGTTCCAATCCAGTTTTTGTGCACCACACCTTTTTCATCCAGCAGCAGGAAACCTGGGATTGCCCGCACATCCCAGTCGCTGGCAATCTCCTGATCGGCATCATGAATATTCTTCCAAGGGTGGGGGCTGCGTTTCAGAAACGATTTCAGGTCGCTCGCGCTGTCATCAATTGAAATGCCAACAATTGCGAACGGCTTTCCTTCATATTTTTCTAATAATTTCTTCGAATGTGGGAACCATTGCACGCACGGTCCGCACCAGGTGGCCCAGAAGTCAACCAGTACAATTTTCCCACGGTAGTCGGTCAGTTTCACTGTTTCGCCATCAACCGTTTTTCCGCTGAATACCACCGGATCTGCGATATTCGCCTGACTGTTCGCTTTTTTCGGTTTACGGGAAAAAATCTGGTCGCACCCAGTCAGTGCAACAAAGAGAAAGAATCCTAAATATATAGCAGGTAAGGATTTATGTCGATTTTTCATGATTTGAGGTCACCTGGTGGCTTTGGGATAATAGACGCTCGACGTGGGCAATTAATTTCCGTTGTGGGGTGCTCATCGGCAGGGCTTCAAGTTCAGTCAGTGTTACACAGCGTAGTTCCAGATAATCGTGGGGCAATTTCTGAATCACTTCTGATGAAGCTATATGGACGTAAAGCTTTACTCGATAACGAGTTACGGGATAACTGATTGAACCCAGTGCGGTTGAATCTGATGCGATTTTCCGAATCGCTGCAAAATCGGCCATTTGCAGTTGCGAATCGGCAAAGGTGGGAATTCCCACATCGAGGCCCATCGCACGTTGCGTGGGCGTTGACATACCAGCACTCGAGACCGGTCGATTGCGATAAACCCATACTCTGTCAGCAGTTGCGGCTTTTCTCTCGCCTGCAGAACGGGAATATCATCGACCGTGTTTTCCCGATATGCAACGCATTCTTCCTTCAATGGGCATCCAATGCAAGTGGGATTTTTTGGCAGGCAGATGAGTGCTCCCAGCTCCATACAGGCCTGATGGAATTCACCGATCTGCTTTTCTGGCAAAATTTCCTCTGCAATCTGCCAAAGCCATTTTTCTGCGGTTGAGGATTTAAGATTTTCGCGATAGCCAAAAATCTGGCCCACAGGCGGCGGGTATTTGCTTCAACGATGGGCAGTTTTTGCTCAAAAGCCTGTGCCAGTACCGCACCCACGATGTATCGCCCCACCCCAGGTAGGGCAGTCCAGAAATCCGCATCGGCAGGTGGTTCTTCGCCATACTTTGAAACGATTGTTTTCGCCGCACGGTGCAGGTTACGGGCACGGGAATAATAACCTAGCCCCTGCCACTGGTGCAAAACATCCTGTTCAGAAGCATTTGCAAGATCACTCAGTGTGGGAAAACGCTCGATGAATGATGCAAATCGACTTTTCACCGTTTCCACGGTTGTCTGCTGCAGCATCACTTCGCTCAGCCAGATTGGGTAAATTTCTCTGGTGGCACGCCAGGGGAGGACACGCATCTCTTTACGAAACCAACGACGTAACTTTTGGACGGTTTTCGTTGGAATCTTATGCATAAGAAGGAATGCGAAAATTATGTTCTTGGGCGGCGGAAATATTTCGAAAGTGCATCGGCAGCAGCAGAAGAACTATCCTGAATTGGCTTCTTCTCATCCGGTTTTTCGCCAGGTTTCGCACCCAAAGCAGGCATTTCCATGACAGTTGTAGCTTCCGCATTGAACTGTTCTGTGGTGGTTTCTGTTGAAGAATCTGATTCGTCATCCAGCAACATCATGGCTGCCATATCATCGTCGGCCTGTGCGTCAAGGCCTTTAGAAACAGCTTTTGTGACAACTTTTGCAGGCATTACGATCTGAATTTTTGAACGCCAGCGGCCCCACCTTAACCAGATCGTCCTCTTTAATTTCCCGTTCCCCAGCGATTTGTTCACCATTGACAAAAGTGCCGTTGGTGCTGCCGAAGTCACGTACAAAAACACCTTCTTCACGAACAAAAAAACCGCAATGTTGTTTGCTGATCGCAGGAGAAGCAGGTCGCAATTGGCACTGGGGATCACGGCCAATTAAAAACTCCCCAGTCAACACGGGGATTACTTTCCCTGCATGAACACCATCGGCTACAATCAGGTTCAATTTCATCACTTCACCTACCTAGTAAACTGCTTGGCGATTGGCGGAGAGACTTTTGGCAAAAAATATTAAATTACGTGGAACTTTTCCAATTGTACTTTCGTCCAAAATAATGCACGAGTCCAAAAGATTAAGATTCGCAAACGCAATCTCATATCCCTATTGTACCAAAATAGTACCCGTATTATCTACGGCAGTAACCTATTATTCACATAAGCTTATTGAATCGGCAACCGATCATGAGAAATTTCCAATTTCTACATCCAAAAAATCTCATCTTGCATCGGCAAACACAATTTACCATGGTTATCAGGCAAATTTTGTGCCTAACCGTACTAATTTTCACCGCCTGTGGGGAAAGACCCACTACTTTAGATCCGAAAACACCCAGTAAGTTTCATGAAATATCGATGAACTGCTACGTGGTGGGCGATTTTGATCCCGAATTGCTGCGTCAATTTGCCGAATCCTGGCAGGCACAGCACCGTGCCAAAATTCAGGTAAAAACTGGCCCCTGGGACGGTAAAGACGGCTTTGCACTGATCAATCCTGCAACACTTGGCCAGTTTGTTGATCAGAATTGCCTCATTCCAGTACCAGGAACCCTTACTGGGTTCTCTTCAAATTACCGCTGGGACGAAATTTTATACTCCCGCCAAATTTTGCGATGGAACGATCAGGACTTTGCGCTGCCTTTCAGCACGCGGTGCCTGTTAATGGTCTATCGCAAAGACGCATTTTCCAAAGAAAATGCCGTGCCGGAAACGTGGGAACAATTGGTTTCTTACTTGAAAAATAACAGCGGAAAACTGGCCCACTTGCCAGTGGCATGGCAGCAATGGCTTTTTTACCAGATAGCCGCCGACTACGATGCCTCTGCAGTGACCCAGATCGCCCCGGGTGCGACAATTACCGATGAATTCTTCGCTTTCCATTTCGATCCTAAAACAACACAGAACCGTCTGGATCGACCGGCATTTGCCGAAAGTGTGTCTGTATTGCAAGCACTTTATAAAAATTCTGCTGCAGAAAATGCCTTGCTGTCTCAATTAAAAGACAAAACCGCCACCTGTGCGTTGGTGACACTGAAAGAATTAGGTGAAATAGCCAACGATCCTGAACTGCGGGAAGCAATTGGAATCATCGCGCGCCCAGGTGCTGAATCGACTTTTTCGCCACAAAACCAACGCCTGCCTGTACTTACGAGCAAAATGAATCGCCTGCCCTACGTGGGTGATGGTGGGGTTATTGCGGTGGTTTCAAAAAATTGCTCTCACCCCGAGGCAGCATGGGATTTTCTCACTTCTCTAACCAGCCCCGCAGAAAGCATCCAGAAATTGATTGCCAACCCACGTGGGGGTGTCGGACCCACCCGTGCGGTCCACCTCGACCCTCGTTCACGCGATGCCTGGTTAAGTTACATGCTGAACAGTGAACAAACAGAACAACTAATGCGTGCTGTGAAAGACAGCTATCCCGCTGGAGTACAGAATGCGAAAAAAGTATTGCGACTGCCCATAAACGATGAACTTGGTGCGATTCTTCAACAAGAATTACAGCGGGCGATAAAGGAACAATCTCCCGCACCAGAGGCTGTGAAGAAGATTTCTGAATCCTGGAAACAGAAGATGGCACCAATTCCTTTGCCAGACCGACTATTGATGCTGAGCAAAAATCTGGGGCTTTGACAGTTTTTGCCCAGATTGTGCCATTAATGGTTAAAATTCATCCAACAAAGCCGATTGATGAGAGGATTCTCATTAGGTCTTAGTGTTAGTGCAGCATTTCCTATATCACCATACCTGATCTTAAGTTCTTGCCAGATAAGTGGTTGCAGCAATGGTATCGAGTAGGTCGAAAAATTGGTAAAATATCTCGGACTATACTGTAATTCGGCACAGTTATTGCATTAGCTTAGATACAAGAATTACGTGCAGAAAGCATCGGAGGGGAAAAATGCGTCTTCTTGCAGCATTACTACTGATAGTGACCATTGGGTGCGACGAACAATCAGATCAAGCAAGTGCTACTGGCAGTTCCACCGTACAGAAAGGGACTGGCGCTGGATCGAATTCAACGAAGACTGGTTCACCAGGTTTTGTGAAAAAAAGTTCAGAAAGCACGCAAACGGATTCTACCTCCGTTTCATCGCAAGAATTGACGCAACAGCCGCCTGTAGAGAAGACAGATCCTCCTGAAGAGCCGCCAATGCCCAAACCGGAAAAAGACCCACCGATTCCAGAAAAGGCGAAACCGCTGAATGCCGCGAAAACGCTGTACTTCGAAAACATTGATGGGGTGCGGAAAGTTCATGTTCTGGCGGAAGTGTGCCTGCGCG is part of the Zavarzinella sp. genome and harbors:
- a CDS encoding extracellular solute-binding protein translates to MNCYVVGDFDPELLRQFAESWQAQHRAKIQVKTGPWDGKDGFALINPATLGQFVDQNCLIPVPGTLTGFSSNYRWDEILYSRQILRWNDQDFALPFSTRCLLMVYRKDAFSKENAVPETWEQLVSYLKNNSGKLAHLPVAWQQWLFYQIAADYDASAVTQIAPGATITDEFFAFHFDPKTTQNRLDRPAFAESVSVLQALYKNSAAENALLSQLKDKTATCALVTLKELGEIANDPELREAIGIIARPGAESTFSPQNQRLPVLTSKMNRLPYVGDGGVIAVVSKNCSHPEAAWDFLTSLTSPAESIQKLIANPRGGVGPTRAVHLDPRSRDAWLSYMLNSEQTEQLMRAVKDSYPAGVQNAKKVLRLPINDELGAILQQELQRAIKEQSPAPEAVKKISESWKQKMAPIPLPDRLLMLSKNLGL
- a CDS encoding FHA domain-containing protein — encoded protein: MKLNLIVADGVHAGKVIPVLTGEFLIGRDPQCQLRPASPAISKQHCGFFVREEGVFVRDFGSTNGTFVNGEQIAGEREIKEDDLVKVGPLAFKNSDRNACKSCHKSCF
- a CDS encoding PQQ-binding-like beta-propeller repeat protein yields the protein MTGEAPSNPEFTKFKPVTTIPRGDYSIARLDLPAGLGGKAEPLFLALRDGKLVNFWFVTPQAGDLRIHLEESTISESEGRINGKLHLRIDKKSAWLTLDLQVKDETVTGQYSLDLSATAYKPAGKNTTGLYEGKVNGTYDTKLPANDHLSRSSSWTSFWGTDLDMSGGQQPKLIVDLAKARPVWRSEAYILTGYGNAPDSRYFWRALTSSNCGGGSSPVIFDNTVYITFFRPSTQLNPVLSGNPYWERKYQSMEMFEQEMVTAGANKREKNWLLNHFRPVADDVIVAMDAASGATMWITVMPMRSPNHQTHKHRGISPVPLVHGDTIFVPNLASRLYALDRVTGKLKWEYRFDNGKIAMQAGSGPANPSPLYMGGHIIWDNSGFDPVTGEKKWTVNLGHGGYIIPWIHAGKEKLLSFNGWPKQYLHCINPIDGSVLWKQESPFTLGDRGAPLSTVVHKDMLVAPVLQKKGSSVELHFEGWKLLEKGLEKAWEDVELQPDENVPITVVDGRAYFLGRMTIRCLDVVSGKLLVERKFNKHGPGSNPWLGVVADRLLFLPEGQHGTAELTFLDKNLNDSCPVWLPKNTATTAYNSQPIIYPVVDGRLFVRGGDGIYCYDLRELAKP
- a CDS encoding TlpA disulfide reductase family protein: MKNRHKSLPAIYLGFFLFVALTGCDQIFSRKPKKANSQANIADPVVFSGKTVDGETVKLTDYRGKIVLVDFWATWCGPCVQWFPHSKKLLEKYEGKPFAIVGISIDDSASDLKSFLKRSPHPWKNIHDADQEIASDWDVRAIPGFLLLDEKGVVHKNWIGTSVDPATVDREIDFLLEKIK
- a CDS encoding NIPSNAP family protein, which gives rise to MKKWVTGFFVGCFCLSLGMDRSVAESKPLPRVFEMRTYYANEGKMDALHARFRDHTCKLFEKHGMTLVGFWSPTDEAKAKEMMVYILAFPSELDAKKSWQAFVNDPEWKAAKAASEKNGGLVKKVESVFLKGTDYSAIK